AAGTCATTGATGCCAACGACAACCCCCCGGTGTTCAGCCAGGACTCTTACAGGGTCAGCCTGCGGGAGGACGTGTCCCCGGGCACTTCGGTACTTAGAGTAACAGCTACCGACCGGGATGAGGGCGTCAACGCTGAAATCACCTACTCCTTTTATAATGTGGACGAACAAGTGGTACACTTTTTCACCTTAGACGAAAGAACAGGAGAAATCGTGACAAAAGATTACTTGGATTTTGAAGTTGCCAATACTTACACTCTGAGTATAGAAGCAAAAGATCCTGGAGATCTAGCAGCCCATTGCAGTATCCAAATAGACATTCTTGATGAGAACGATTGTGCACCTGAAGTGATGGTGACTTCATTATTTACTCCCCTACCAGAAGATTCACCTCGAGGAACAGTGATCGCCTTGATCAAAACGAGAGACAGAGACTCTGGAGAAAATGGAGAAGTTTACTGCCGCGTCTTTGGAAATGGCGAGTTTATATTGAAATCATCCTCGAGGAACTATTACAAATTAGTGACAGATGGCGCCCTGGACCGCGAGCAGATCCCAGAGTACAACATCACCATCACTGCCACGGACAGGGGCAAGCCACCCCTCTCCTCCAGTACAAGCATCACCCTGCACATCGCGGATATAAATGACAATGCTCCGGTTTTCCAACAGTCCGCCTACGTGGCCCACATGGCTGAGAACAACCCGCCTGGCGCCTCCATCGCGCAGGTCAGCGCCTCCGACCCGGACTTGGGGCCCAGTGGCCAAGTGTTCTACTCCATCGTGGCCAGCGACCTGGAACCGCGAGCGCTGTCGTCCTACGTGTCTGTGAACGCACAGAGTGGGGTGCTGTTCGCGCAGCGGGCCTTCGACCACGAGCAGCTGCGCGCCTTCGAGCTGACGCTGCAGGCGCGTGACCAGGGCTCGCCTGCGCTCAGCGCCAACGTGAGCCTGCGCGTGCTGGTGGACGACCGCAATGACAATGCGCCCAGGGTGCTGTACCCAACGCTGGGGCCCGATGGCTCAGCGCTCTTCGACACCGTGCCTCGCGCTGCGCAGCCAGGCTACCTTGTCACCAAGGTGGTGGCCGTGGACGCAGACTCCGGACACAACGCCTGGCTGTCTTACCACGTGCTGCAAGCCAGCGAGCCGGGCCTCTTCAGCCTGGGGCTGCGCACGGGCGAGGTGCGTACTGCACGAGTCTTGGGCGACAGAGACGCGTCCCGCCAGCGCCTGCTGGTCTCTGTGCGAGACGGAGGGCAGCCGCCTCTCTCAGCCACTGCCACGCTGCTCCTGGTCTTCGCAGACAGTCTGCAGGAGGCGCTACCAGACCTCAGCGACCGCCCGGCGCAGTCCGACCCACAAGCGGAGCTGCAGTTTTATCTGGTGGTGGCCTTGGCCTTGATCTCCGTGCTCTTCCTCCTCGCGGTGACTCTGGCCATTGCCCTGCGTCTGAGACACTCCTCCAGCCCCGCCGCCTGGGGCTGCTTTCAGCCTGGTCTTTGCTCCAAGTCTGGACCTGGGATTCCCCCAAACTACAGTGAGGGAACATTGCCCCATTCCTACAATGTGTGTATTGCCTCGCAATCGGCTAAGGCAGAATTTAATTTTCTCAACGTGACTCAGGAAACGGCTCCCAGTCGGGATCTCCTCTGCGATGATGCCTCTTGGGTTCCTAGTGCAAATCCTGGAGACACTGGAATCCCATTTAACTCAGATACTATTTTAAAGGTGAGTTTTACTTATTTCcaccttatgttttttttttttttaatgttttaatgttTCTTAAATCACCTAACAGGTAGAGGTTTCCAGGTCATATTTTGTTATCTTGTGGGTCAGATTTGGACAGTTTTCTGCCCTAACTATCTTAATCTCGTCTAACCAACTTTTAGATGTGGTTTATCTATCTGAGGTGTCGGATTTGTTTGTCCATAATTACAGGCATTTATCACGTGAgataattctttttcttcctcatctTTACATTACATTCTTTTCCTCCGAAGATTTATTACTATTGGGACCTTGAGTAATTGCTTTTACCTTTAGGGTCTTTATTACTcaaattttagtttttcttcctCTTAGAATCATAGTACTTCAGACTGTGATGACTCCTCATATTACTAGTTTGGGGAAACGGGGAGCCAAAGGAAGAGTTTTATCCAAATTGTCAACCACAGGGCATGGGTAGAACTTGTTTCCGCCGACGTGAAGACCAGTAGGCTATGTATCTTTACAATCAAAGTGTCTATGTACAATGTAAGTATAAAAAGGATAGGGAAAGCTTGAGGTCTGAGGAGTCTGCTATGAAGGTCACATTTAATCAATGTTCAAAAtaactttctcatgcatattaATGAATTGctcttgaaaaatattgtttaattGAGAAAATTTTGCAACATATACTGACATTTTATACCAAATAGTACTGAAAGCTTTATCTCTTTTGGAAGCCTCCAATTATAGATATAGAATATCTTCcctttccttattttcttctGAAAGTGTCATTAAGTAAAAATTGCTTCTGTCACTTGATAGACTCTCtgaaatattcatttttttatcatagggtttttctttttctactaCCATATTGAGGTGATAAGATTAAATATCTGTCTCAACATAGAAAGACCACTCACTGCCTGCTTGATAATAAGTATCTGGGCATGTTTTCCTGCACCTGTGATGAACTAAAGTCATTTCCTCCACAGTCACTATACTGATTTCCACTAACAGTCTATTGTAAAATGCCTAACAGTGTTTGAACAGATAATAGAAGATAGAAATGATGCATAGAAAAGCCAACTGAAACTCTCAGTCTGATGTAGTGCagctcatttttttattgtgcaatCTGGAAACTTTCTCAAAGACCTCACAAGTAACAAAATGGCCTCTTTATTCTTTCTGCATATGAAAGCTAATACAACATTTATATGAGCCAGTAGGTCCTCTGCAAATGTGCATTGAGAGCTGCGTTTGTTTCTTTGCCATTATTATGTACAAATGAATGTGTTTTCATAAAGGTATCCtaacaaaaaggagaaatattgagttctaaaaaaaaaaacagaattgcaATGTCCTAAATTGTTAATAAAATGATCTCTTTAACAGATTCCGTATAGGTAGGAGGTAAATAAAGCACATAGGCTCAATGGCACATGAAATAAAACTTTTCTAAGGAAATGAAGAATCTAATAATTATATCAATCTCAGGAGCTTGTGgaagtttttctttatttctgaatTAAAACTTAAATATCATTAACAATGTCACGAGGTACTACATTAAGAATATAGCAAAGttatattgaaaataaaaatacaatcaaATTAATGAGGAATAAAAACACAATTGGTGCAGTAACTGGTTAGGACTCTGAGCGTCGCTCTTCACCAGACTGGGGAAAACGCTGCTGCAGACCCGACTTTCGGCTCCTTCCGCACTGATCACCCCCAGATCAGACGAGCTGCTAGGAAAGCCGCTCACCCGCGCCCCACTCCGATATCCGCCAAGGAGTGTGTTCGCCTCGACTCTAGATAAATAAGGAAACAGCAGGCAGGAACCAGGACTAAGAAAAACAGGCGAGAGAAAGCAATGGTGGATCCGCTAAGGCGCTGGAGCTGCAGAGAGCCGCTCCTACTCTTTATTCTCCTGGGGAAGCTGTGGGGGACCGGgaccggggccggggccggggccgggcaGATACGCTATTCGGTGCTTGAGGAGCGGGACAAAGGCTCCTTCGTGGGGAATATCGCCAAAGACCTGGGACTCAAGCCCCGAGAGATGACGGAGCGCGGAGTCCGCATCGTCTCCAGAGGTAAGACGCAATTGTTCTCTCTGAGCCCGGGAAGCGGCAGCTTGATCACAGCGGGCAGGATAGACCGGGAGGAGCTCTGCGCTCAGACCTCGCCGTGTCTGGTGAGCTTTAACATCCTGGttgagaataaaatgaaaatttatggAGTAGAAGTAGAAATTATCGATATTAATGATAACTTCCCACGCTTCCGGGATGAGGAATTAAAAGTCAAAATTAATGAAAATGCAGCTGTGGGAACGCGGTTAGTACTTCCCTTCGCACGAGATCCGGACGTGGGTGTGAACTCTCTCCAGAGTTACCAGCTCAGCGACAATACACACTTCTCTCTGGACGTGAAAAGCGGACCTGATAAGCAAAGATACCCCGAGCTGGTGATGGATCTGCCCCTGGACCGCGAGAAAGAGGCTGTTCACGACCTCCTCCTCACAGCTGTAGATGGCGGAGACCCCATCCTCTCTGGTACCACGCACATCCGCGTACTGGTCCTCGACGCAAACGATAACGCGCCCCTGTTCACTAGACCAGAGTACAGAGTGAGCGTCCCAGAAGACATACCTGTGGGCACTCGGCTGCTCACCCTAACCGCTACGGATCCAGACGAGGGACTAAATGGGAAATTGACCTACTCTTTTCGCAATGAAGACGACAAAATTTCAGAGACTTTCGAACTTGATTCCAGCCTGGGGCAAATCTCAACTCTGCAATCCTTGGACTATGAAGAATCCAGCTTCTACCTAATAGAAGTGGAAGCTCAGGATGGAGGTGCTCTTCTTGCCAGCGCTACGGTGCTGGTCACAGTACAGGACGTGAATGACAATACCCCGGAGGTGATACTCACCTCTCTCACCAGTTCCGTCTCTGAAAACTGTCTTCCCGGAACCGTAATCGCCCTGTTTAGCGTACATGATAGTGATTCTGGAGAGAATGGGGAGATTGCATGTTCTATCCCCATGAACCTGCCCTTTAAGTTGGAGAAGTCTGTTGATAATTACTATCACTTACTGACAACGAAAACCCTGGACAGGGAAGAGACCTCCGGTTATAACATCACAGTAACGGTCACTGACCGCGGAAACCCACCCCTGTCTACAGAAACTCATATCTCACTGAAAGTGGCAGACGTCAACGACAACCCGCCCGCCTTCCCTCACACCTCATACTCCACCTACATCCCGGAAAACAATTCGAAAGGCGTCTCCATTTTCTCCATGAGCGCCCACGACCCCGACAGCGGAGAAAACGCCAGGGTCACTTACTCCCTGAACGAAGACACCCTCCAGGGGGTGCCTCTGTCCTCCTATGTCTCCATCAATTCCGATACAGGCATAGTGTACGCGCTGCGCTCTTTCGACTATGAGCAGTTCCGAGACCTGCAGCTGTGGGTGACAGCCAGCGACAGCGGGAACCCTCCACTCAGCAGCAATGTGTCATTGAGCCTCTTTGTGCTAGACCGGAATGATAACGTGCCAGAGATCCTGTACCCCGCCCTTCCTACTGACGGCTCCACCGGCGTGGAGCTGGCACCTCGCTCTGCAGATCCTGGCTACCTGGTGACCAAAGTGGTGGCAGTAGACCGTGACTCAGGGCAGAACGCCTGGCTGTCCTACCTCCTGCTCAAGGCCAGCGAGCCAGGGCTCTTCGCGGTGGGGGTGCACACGGGCGAGGTGCGCACTGCGCgggccctgcaggacagagacGCACTGAAGCAGAGCCTGGTGGTGGCCGTCCAGGACCACGGTCAGCCCCCTCTCTCCGCCACCGTCACACTCACTGTAGCCGTGGCCGACAACATCCCGGATGTCCTGGCCGACCTGGAGAGCATCAAGACGTCCTCAGACCCTGATGATTCGGGCCTCACGCTGTACCTGGTTGTGGCTTTGGCCGCGGTCTCCTGTGTCTTCCTCGCCTTTGTCATCGTGTTTTTGGCACTCAGGCTGAGGCGCTGGCACACATCGCGTCTGTTGCAAGCTTCGAGCGGCGTGTTGCCGAGCCTGCCCGCCTCGCACTTTATGGGCGTGGAAGGGGTGCAGGCCTTCCTGCAGACCTACTCCCACGAGGTCTCCCTCACCGCGGATTCCGGAAAGAGTCATATTATCTTCCCTCAACCCAACTACGCGGATACTCTCATTAGTGCAGAGAGTTGTGAGAAAAGCGAGCCTCTTCTTATGCCTGATCAGATAAATGCAAACAAAGAAGAACCGGAAGTCTTTCAggttagttttctttttcattagggATGAATGGAGcatttgttttctcatttttccctCACTTTCAAGTTCCCTTAATTACGTAAACAGTAAATCATGACTTTCTTTCTTTAGAGATTAATTTATAGTTGATGATTTCTCCAGTGTTTTCAAGCCATTTTGGGGGTTTAAAGTCTACTTTTTTCAAGATGTCCATATTTTAGAGACTCTAAACTGATATAaatagttgtttgttgttagattcccttgagttggttccgactcatagcgaccctgtgtaaaacagaaggaaacactgcggtcctgtgctatcctcacaattcttgctatgtttgagctcaccattgcagccactgtcagtccatctcagtgtcaatccatctcgttgaggatcttcctcttttttgctgaccctctgctaagcatgctgtccttctccagggactggtccctcctgataacatgtccaaaatacctgAGATAAGCCTCcccgtcctcgcttctaaggagcattctggctaacttcttccaagacggactcgtttgctcttctggcagtccatggtatatttagtattcttcacagacactataattcaaatgcatcaattctccttcagtcttccttatccatcattcaactttcacatgcatgtgagaagattgaaaatacagtgggttgggtcaggcataccttagtcctcaaggtgatgtctttctctgctttttaaccctttaaagaggtcttttgcagcagatttgcccaaagcactacaagtttgatttcttgactgcttccatgAGCCATGATCGTGGATCTAAGTAAagtgatatccttgacaacttcagtatttctccatttatgatgttgcttattggttcaattgtgaggcttttttgttttctctatgttaaagtgtaatccatgccaaaggctatagcctttcatcttcatcagtaagcctttcagcaagcaaggttgtgtcatctgcagatcgCAGGGTGTTtctgaatcttcctccaatcctgatgtcgagttcttcatatagtccagcttctcagattatttgcttagcatacaggtcaaataagtatggtgaaaggatacaaccctgaagcacacctttcctgattttaaaccatgcagcatccccttgttctgttcgaacaactgccatttgatctatgtacaggttccacatgagcacaattaagtgttctggaattctgattttcacaaagttatccatattttgttatgatccacacagtcgaatgcctttgcatagtcaataaaacacaggtaaacatctttctggtgttccctgctttcagccaagatccacctgacatcagcaatgatatccgtcatTGTAAGTTCTTTTCTTAATCTGGCCTGAATCTgtgtcagttccctgtcgatgtactgctgcaaccgtttttgaaggatcttcagcataattttacttgcgtgtgatataaatcttattgttcaatgatttcctcATTCCATTGGATCGCCTTTGGAATGAGCATGTATATGaggtggatctcttccagttcgttggccaggaggctgtcttccaaatttcttggcacagacgagtgagagcgcttccagcatttcatccatttgttgaaacatctcagttggtagtccgtcaattcctggaaactttttctcttttcaccaatgccctcaacggagcttggacttctttcttcagtaccattggttcttgaccgtatgctacctcttgaaacaaatgctgatgaattctttttggtacaatgatgctccctgtgtcattcaattttttgtccATAAAAATCTTTCAATATAGCAAgctgaggctttaattttttcatcagttctttcggcttgagaaatgctgaacatattcttcccttttggttttctaactctggactttacccatttcattataatacttcgctttgtcttctcaagatgtcctttgaaatcttttgttcagctcttctacttcatcatttcttccacttgctttagtTATTCTTCGTTCAatagcaagttttagagtctcttctaacatccactttggtcttttctttcccatctttttaatgaccttttgctttcttcatgtatgatgtccttgatgtcttcccacaactcacctggtctttggtcattagtgtccagtgtgtcaaatctgttcttgaaatggtctctaaattcaggtgagatatactcaaggtcatacttggacccttgtgggcttgttttaattttcttcagcttcactttgaacttgcatatgagcaattggtagtCTGTTCAACAGTCAGCCCCTAgtcttgttgtgactgatgatattgagcttctccattgtctctttccacagatgtggtcaatttgatttctgcgtatttcatccagtgaggtccacatgtatagtcaccatttatggtgttgaagaagatatttgcaatggatacatcgtttgtcttgcaaaattctgtcatgctctCTCCcatgtcatttctgtcaccaaggccacattttccaactattgattcttcttcttggatcctgactcacagcgacttcatgacagtgggttttttttttttttagtttattaaaatatatttcaaactTTGTACTTTCAACAGCTTGAACGCTGGCTGCAACGTATAAATAAGTAAGGGAAGATGGTAATAGAACATTACTAACGAAATGGCCAACTATCTTACTTGACCACGTGAAAGGTTTATTGACAGACTTGGGACCTAAAactatttgatttttattttttacacatTTATTTAAAGGGGATCCAATTTTGTATGTTAATGGCAATTCCAATCTAAATGGAAAATATTCAGCTTACTGAATAGCAAATGCATTTAAAGATTAGCAAGAGAAACTGTATAATAGATGCTGGTATCATTCACTCCTACACATCCGTTCATTTTTCCAGTATTTTTAAAGTAAAGGTTATAGATTTGGGTGTGTATCATCAGAGTTAACTTTTTTTTGcaatgaaaaaatgttttttgaacTTCTATAAATTACCAATAGCTTACATTTTCAAATGCTTGATCCACACGCTTTTAGTGTATATACAATATATGTTACCAACGATTTAAATAATTAGTTTGATATGTGTTGAAGACAACATTCCTGTGCTAAATGAAGTGTTCATATAGCTGAAAGGCACTTTGCATGGGCATGTTTTAGAGCTAAGTCTTGAGTCAGTAGCATTCTTTATGTTTTCATAAAGTAAAGATATCAACGACTGTCTAGAATCCTGGAAAAAAAGAGCAGTTTCAGATGTTCTAATGTTTTTCTGCTGTAAGGTGAGTTCAATAGCATAACACACTTGCTAAGCTTTAGAGCTACAGTACTTTATGTAGGTAAGACAATGTTTATGGACAATTTCTAGTTTGGGAATGAAGTTAAAACTGAAAGACATGTGCAAGAAACATGGCCTTTGGTATGTTTTTTAATGAGGGAAGAACGCcaataacaaatatatattttctacATATTACTTTTCTTGGAATATAGAAGAGCAGAAAATAATGACAAGAACTCATACTTCACCCCTCAAATCCAAACCACTCCCCATTGTTAAAATACTTGGAAAGAAACAGTACAATGCAGAACAATAGTAATATAGTGTGAGGAAAAAAATCACTTGTGGAATAGTTTGCTAATCGTACTCATTTAATTAAAAGTAGACACTTGTAAGCTAAGAAAAGTGTCTCCTGCTTCTTACTATACTTCTATTTTAGAAGGACAGCCAACCTGCTTGTTTAtctatcaattcttttttgggaGGATGATTACAAAGATAATAtagaaaaaaagtgaaacataggataaaaataaaatctatgggTTTTGTAACTTCAAtaagttagaaaaagaaatatagtGGACTATCTCAATACATATCAAGTTGATATTTCAAGGATTTTTATACTATAACTGCCATCACCAACACTATCTTCCATTTGTATGTTTTGCTATATACTATCTCACTTGGCCCTCAGTTCTACTAAGGTAAGCAGGGACGATGTTATGAACATATTATGAAAATGGAAACTAAAAATCACTAAGATGCCGATATACATTTTGAGCAAAGTTTCCTCTTTGACAACTAAAAATCATTGTGATTTGGATGGATAAAGTTCAAGTTCAAAGAAATGTCAACCAGACTGAAGATGTAGTCAACATTTAAAATCTAATAAATCCTGGTAAAATGGGGACACTGAGGAGGTATCAGTCAGTTTATAGTAGAATTTGCTCCTAACCAGTCGCGCTGGGTTTAGTTGCGTAGTTGGGGGCTGATTTAGCAAGCGCTGTTGCAGTTCTGCGGCCGAGGCGCCGGGTGCCGCTGTTGGCTAGTGCTGAGCGAAGTATCTGCTCCTCCCTCCGCGGTGGAGTCTCCGGCGGACAGGGGCCCCGCACAGCAGTGCGCTCTCTCAAGCTCTCTGCCGCGGAGATCTCCATCAGAAAACCGATCCGCCAAGACAAAGCAAGTAGTCACTCCTGCTCAGAGAACTCTTGGGATCATTCAGCAATTGCAGCTCCTTGAAATCAGAAAGGCAAAGGCGCAGGGAGCGGGATGGGAACCCGCTGGGGAGCGAGAGGCCGGACTGGGCGGTGGCAAGCGCCGGTTCTTTTCCTGCTGCCTTTGTTCTGCCCGGCGCTATTGGAGCCGACCCGCTATACGATTCCCGAGGAGCTGCCCAAGGGCTCGCTGGTGGGGAACCTTGCCAAAGATCTGGGGCTTGTCATGCGGGATTTGCCGACTCGAAACCTGCGAGTTAGTACAGAGAAGAAATTCTTTACTGTGAGCTCCGAGAACGGAAATTTACTTGTCAGAGACCGCATAGACCGAGAGCAGATTTGCGGAGAGAAGCCCACGTGTGTTCTGGAATTTGAAGTGGTCGCTGAAAAGCCTTTAAACTTTTTTCACGTAACTGTGGTGATCCAGGATGTCAATGACAACCCACCGATCTTTAGCCGGAATCTCACTGAACTGGAAATCAGCGAACTGGCGCTAACTGGAGCCACCTTTGCCCTGGAATCCGCGCAAGATTCGGACGTAGGTGGCAATTCGCTGCAGCAGTACTACCTCAGCCCCAACCCGCACTTCTCTTTGATTCAGAAGGAGAACCCAGACGGCAGTAGGTACCCGGAGCTCGTAGTGAAGGCGCCCCTAGACAGGGAAGAGCAGTGCTGCCATCACCTGATCCTCACGGCCTTGGACGGGGGCGAGCCGGCCAGAAGCAGCACTACCCAGATCAGGGTAGTTGTCGCAGATGCAAATGATAATCCCCCAGTGTTCACCCAGGACATGTACCGGGTCAGTGTTCCGGAGAACCTGCCTGCGGGTTCCTCGCTGCTGAGAGTGATGGCCACTGACCCGGATGAGGGCGTCAACGCCCAGATCACCTACACCTTCATCAACATTGGCAAGGCAGCGAGGCAACTGTTCAAGCTGGACAGTAAGACAGGAGAACTCACCACTGGTGGAGGACTGGactttgaagagagagagagctacaCACTTTGGGTGGAAGCAAAGGATGGAGGACATCACACTACTCATTGTAAAATACAAATAGATATTTTGGATGAAAATGACAATGCTCCTGAGATAACCCTTGCTTCTGAATCCAAACATATACAAGAAGATGCTGAACTGGGGACCATTGTCGCCCTGATCAAAGCACATGATCTAGATTCAGGAGTTAATGGGGAAATTCTCTGTCAACTAAAAGGAAATAGCCCTTTTAAAATAGTTCAGGATACAAAAAACACCTACAAGCTGGTGACAGATGGAACCCTGGACCGCGAACACATGACTGAGTATAATGTCACCATCATGGCCACTGACAAAGGCAAGCAGCCCCTCTCCTCCAGCACAAGTGTCACTCTGCATATCGCCGATGTCAACGACAATGCTCCAGTTTTTCAAAAGGCCTCCTACATGGTCCATGTGGCCGAAAATAACCCACCTGGCGCCTCTATTGTGCAAGTCAGCGCCTTCGACCCGGATCTGGGGAAAAATGGCCGTGTCTCCTACTCCATAGTAGCCAGCGACCTGGAACCGGGAGCGCTGTCGTCCTACGTGTCTGTGAACGCGCAGAGCGGGATGGTATTCGCGCAGCGCGCCTTCGATCACGAGCACCTGTGCGCCTTTGAGCTGACGCTGCAGGCGCGTGATGAGGGCTTACCCTCGCTCAGCGCCAAGGTGAGCCTGCGCGTGCTGGTGGACGACTGCAATGACAACGCGCCCAGGGTGCTGTACCCGGCACTGGGGCCCGACGGCTCAGCGCTCTTCGACATGGTGCCGCGTGCTGCGCAGCCAGGCTACCTTGTCACCAAGGTGGTGGCAGTGGACACAGACTCAGGGCACAACGCCTGGCTGTCTTACCACGTGCTGCAGGCCAGCGAGCCCGGGCTCTTCAGCCTGGGACTGCGCACGGGCGAGGTACGGACAGCGCGTGTCTTGGCCGACAGGTACGCGTCCCGCCAGCGCCTATTGGTCACTGTACGCGATGGAGGACAGCCGCCCCTCTCAGCCACCGCCACGCTTCACTTGATCTTCGCTGATAGCCTGCAGGAGGCCCTGCCAGACCTCAGCGACCGCCCTGAGCCCCCTGACTCCCAGGTCCAGCTGCAATTTTATCTGGTCTTGGCCTTGGCCTTGATCTCCGTGCTCTTCCTCCTCGCGGTGACTCTGGCCATCGCCCTGCGCCTGCGACGCTCCTCCAGCCCCGCCGCCTGGGGCTGCTTTCAGTCTGGTCTCAGCTCCAGACCTGGACCTGGGATTCCTCCCAACTACAGTGAGGGGACTTTGCCTTATTCCTATAATCTATGTGCTGCCTCACATTCCTCAAAAACAGAGTTTAAATTTCTCAATAGAAACCCGGAAATCACTCTACCACAGGATCTTCTATGTGATGAAGCTTCTTGGGTTGAAAGCACCAGCAATGACAATCCCAAAATAACTTCTAACTCAGTCAATTTACAACAGGTGAGTTTCTCCAAACCCCATTCCTTTCataaatagaccaaaaaaaaaaaaatagtattagtTCAATTCGTTATGTTAGAGATAAAAAAGTATACAGGTTAAATACTtctgatttcattttgttttattgatttttctggGTGTTGAATGGGGTAGGAAATACGTTGTGGGCTTATCTGTGTTGCAGTTTTCTTTCATAGAAAGTGGCCTTATGATGATCTTGATTTTTTTTGCCAATCATCAAACGATATAATCTGAAACACTGTAGTGCATTAGTATGTCATAGTTTCATTGTGAGTCATGGTTACTATCTAgaatttaatgaaaagctagACAATTTATCAGTTTACTTAGTTTtgactgataaaaaaaatttttgatgcTGTCAACCCAGAAATAGAAATGTCAATGTAGCCTACATATTTTCACTTTTTCACGTGTTTTTTAAAGTATACACAGATATTACCTGAGTCAGGGCAGTTCTTCATCTAATACGTCAATAGAAACAGATAATGGCATCTAAAAATAGTGACTCTTGCTGTAACTGCCACTGTAGTGGATTGTACATTATATGTAGTGCATTGTATATTATATGAAAATAAGACAAAAGTAAATGACGGTGTGCGCGATAATTCAAGATCTACAGGAAAGTGTAATGTTATTTCTGTTCCAAGG
Above is a window of Loxodonta africana isolate mLoxAfr1 chromosome 2, mLoxAfr1.hap2, whole genome shotgun sequence DNA encoding:
- the LOC111751107 gene encoding protocadherin gamma-B3-like; protein product: MGTRWGARGRTGRWQAPVLFLLPLFCPALLEPTRYTIPEELPKGSLVGNLAKDLGLVMRDLPTRNLRVSTEKKFFTVSSENGNLLVRDRIDREQICGEKPTCVLEFEVVAEKPLNFFHVTVVIQDVNDNPPIFSRNLTELEISELALTGATFALESAQDSDVGGNSLQQYYLSPNPHFSLIQKENPDGSRYPELVVKAPLDREEQCCHHLILTALDGGEPARSSTTQIRVVVADANDNPPVFTQDMYRVSVPENLPAGSSLLRVMATDPDEGVNAQITYTFINIGKAARQLFKLDSKTGELTTGGGLDFEERESYTLWVEAKDGGHHTTHCKIQIDILDENDNAPEITLASESKHIQEDAELGTIVALIKAHDLDSGVNGEILCQLKGNSPFKIVQDTKNTYKLVTDGTLDREHMTEYNVTIMATDKGKQPLSSSTSVTLHIADVNDNAPVFQKASYMVHVAENNPPGASIVQVSAFDPDLGKNGRVSYSIVASDLEPGALSSYVSVNAQSGMVFAQRAFDHEHLCAFELTLQARDEGLPSLSAKVSLRVLVDDCNDNAPRVLYPALGPDGSALFDMVPRAAQPGYLVTKVVAVDTDSGHNAWLSYHVLQASEPGLFSLGLRTGEVRTARVLADRYASRQRLLVTVRDGGQPPLSATATLHLIFADSLQEALPDLSDRPEPPDSQVQLQFYLVLALALISVLFLLAVTLAIALRLRRSSSPAAWGCFQSGLSSRPGPGIPPNYSEGTLPYSYNLCAASHSSKTEFKFLNRNPEITLPQDLLCDEASWVESTSNDNPKITSNSVNLQQVSFSKPHSFHK